Proteins from a single region of Streptomyces sp. HUAS 15-9:
- a CDS encoding IS5 family transposase: MSQRKPYPSDLSDARWALIEPTLTAWRKARLDRRPTGQLTKVDLRDVFNALLYINRTGIPWKYLPHDFPNYGTVYAYYAAWRDEGILAQLNYDLTGLARVKEGRKPEPTGSVIDTQSVKTSTNVPLTSQGTDAAKKIVGRKRGILTDTIGLILAVTVTAASLSENAVGIRLLDQAKKTYPTIAKSWVDTGFKNAVIEHGARLGIDVEVVNRNPGVRGFHVVKRRWVVERSLGWLMLHRRLSRDYETLPASSEAMIHVASIDNLAKRITDETTPTWRGTY, translated from the coding sequence GTGAGCCAGCGGAAGCCGTACCCCAGCGACCTTTCCGACGCCCGATGGGCCCTAATCGAGCCGACGTTGACGGCCTGGAGAAAAGCCCGGCTCGACCGCAGACCCACCGGGCAGCTTACCAAGGTCGACCTGCGCGACGTATTCAACGCACTCCTCTACATCAACCGCACGGGAATCCCCTGGAAATACCTCCCACACGACTTCCCGAACTACGGCACCGTCTACGCCTACTATGCCGCCTGGCGCGATGAGGGAATCCTCGCCCAGCTCAACTACGACCTGACCGGGCTCGCCCGCGTGAAGGAAGGGCGCAAGCCCGAACCCACAGGGTCCGTCATCGACACCCAGAGCGTGAAGACCTCCACCAACGTGCCCCTGACCAGCCAGGGAACGGACGCCGCCAAGAAGATCGTCGGCCGCAAGCGAGGCATACTCACCGATACGATCGGACTCATCCTCGCCGTGACTGTCACCGCCGCGAGCCTCTCCGAGAACGCCGTAGGAATACGTCTTCTCGACCAAGCCAAGAAGACGTATCCAACCATCGCCAAGAGCTGGGTCGACACCGGCTTCAAGAACGCCGTCATCGAGCACGGCGCACGTCTCGGAATCGACGTCGAAGTCGTCAACAGAAACCCCGGAGTTCGCGGCTTTCACGTTGTCAAAAGACGCTGGGTAGTCGAGCGAAGCCTGGGTTGGCTTATGTTGCACCGGCGCCTTTCTCGCGATTACGAGACCCTTCCCGCCAGCTCCGAGGCCATGATCCACGTCGCCTCGATCGACAACCTCGCCAAGCGCATAACGGACGAGACGACACCAACCTGGCGAGGGACTTACTAG